The sequence below is a genomic window from Lolium perenne isolate Kyuss_39 chromosome 4, Kyuss_2.0, whole genome shotgun sequence.
TCCTCCGTCGCACTCGTGGGCGACCTCCGCGCGGCTCACTCGCTAGGGGCCGGCCCGAGCAGCCGCGGCGCGGCGAGCTCCGCCAGGGAACGGGCAGGCGACCTCCGTCGCGGGCGAGCTCCGCCAGGGGCCGGCTGTGGATGGGCTTCTCAAGGCGGCGCACCGCCCGCCTCCGTGCCACGGCGGCCGTCCCGTCCGGCTCCTTCCCAGGAAGAGGCGGCGCGGCATCATTGGGAAGGAGGAGAGAGGAGAAACGAGGCTTGTGGAAGGAAAGGAGGGCTGGGGATTGGAGGATCTAGGGTTCACCCTTGCCCTGTGGAAAGGAGAAAGAAGGCGACCAAACGTGTGGTGCGTGCCTGCATCTCGCCGCCGGGCCCCGCACATAGCCAGGCCCACACGTCATGGACTATTTCTAAAGCTGGCCGAGTGAGAAAGGTCTTTACTGCATCTAACGGCTGGAGTGAAAAGCTGGAGGAAAATTTTACTGTGTAACCGAATTGAACGGGCCAGATGAATGTGCCCCTCAGCGTGGCCTCAGCGCCCGAGTAGTCTAGGAACCTTTATAAGTAGAATGTATTGCCTTACACGGCATTGTGCCTAATATATATACACGAGTATGAGGCCCTCGGTTGTATTCGAGTAGCCCAAAGTCTACCTGATCATATTCAGTTTTCACATCCCCCTGTCCCCCACTCCATCGGGTTCAGAAATGACGGCCGATTTGTCCACCTCCGCCCACCTCTCCTCTCCCTCGCCGGCGTGACAAATCCCTCCTCTCCCCTCTGAGGTCGCTGGCGGCATGAAGGAGCTCGGCGTCCTTTTTTTCCGGAGGAGTATGGTAGCTCGGAGGAGCACCTCGGCGCGTGCGTTCTCCTCTCCCTCAGGTGAGTccactctttctctctctgtgtgGGACACGGGATTGACCACGGCATCCAGGACGAGAGCGAATTGTGTCTCTGTTTCTTCCATGCCCTAACCTAGCTCTTCGCCAATTAGGTGTCCTCCTACGTGCTCCACTACCACCACCGGCCGGTGCGCCGCCGCGGCCGCTACAAGCCATGCGTGGGCCTTCCCCTCCCCCTGATTTCGCCTCCTCCCGCGCCCAGCGCCCATCTGTGACTTCTTGCCTCTTTTTATCGCATTAAGATTGCTTTTGATTTCATTGCGTTGTTGCCTCATACTGGGATGCTTTCTTTGATGTAGGTTGTTGTACGGATGGACGTCCTGCTGGTGGCCGCCGCCAAAGGCAGCGCCCTTCCGCGTCGCCTTCTTGGCCCGCGCGCTGGTGTTGGCGTCGCGGTGTGCAGTATCTTGATGTTGTCGCGCCTTCTGTTCGTGGTGGGAGTTCTGCTTCTTCCGGTGGTTTCAGCTTGGAGAAATTCGAGGACCGCCCAATCGACAAAGTAAGTTTTTCCTCGCTTGATTTGtgtatctctctcttcatatgtTATTTCTTTCTTTTCAATCTGCCGCTCATACCATTGCTCTGTTTTGATTAGTACCGTAGCAAGCTGGCTGCTGTAAATCGCTCTGGCCGTCCTCCCTGTTTGCCATCGCATATTTCGATGCATATATATGCATGTTGATAAGAAGACAAATATTTCTTTTGGCTACATGGCTCGCCTTCCAGTTTTGGTGTCAATATACAGTTTTCTATGCTGAAAATAAATACTTATGCGCAGGTTTAGAGAACAGCAAAGCAAGCTACCTTGGTGAAAGATGTGTTGAAGtcgtgagtgaaaaattcttgtgCGTCTTGCACGCATCTAGAACTACGGAGATTGGGAAACATGCAAAAAATTATAGGAACTGGATTTTGTTGTTGTCCCCGTGAGGTACTAAACTCAAGACGCAGACTACTAGCAGACACTTGATTTATTCACTCTTACATATACATTAATATGGAGCCAGCTCAGTTTACTAAATATTTTTTCCATAGAAATTCAAGTTATTGCAAACAGTTTATGATTTCCTTTCTCTTCCTAAGCTTATTATAATACAACTTTGTAGATGGCATCCTCTGCTTTATATGATCATCATTATGTTCCTTTACAAGTGCTTAATTTTGTTCCCAAGCAAATACTACCAAAGTAGCTCTTATTTCCCCTTCTTTAATGTCATGGAAAAAATAGTTTTACAGGATCATCATAAAAAGGTAGACACAATGAATTGCGCCAAAATAATATTAATCTAAGCATCCAGAGCCAaccaagttccgagcttcctcagaAGACACAATGTTCAAATCTTCCTGGCCATGTTGACAGATAGGGCAAGCATTGCAGAAAAGGTGATTTTATAAGGTGTGCACACCTCATTCTTACATATGCCCTTATGAGTCTTATATGAATAATGGGACTATATTAAATTGAAGACATTCTTCCATTTATAAAACCTACATTATTTGTTTCTTATTGCAGCTTGCTAATGAAGAGTCAACTGCTATCTGTGTAAATAAAAAATTCAGCCTTGGTCGGTATAAGGCAGGGAAACATAATGGAGGATTGGAGCCTATGTGCCAACAACTCGCATATATCAGTTCACAGAACAATTGAAGGAAGGCTCAATATATATATTTGAGATGTTTATCGTTGCTGAagcatgaagaaagtacaaaataTCAGGCAATCTATACAGAATCGAGATTGCTGAACACAAAAAGATCCATGAGATTACTCTGCATCCTGACAATTTGGGGAGTTTGCATATAATGCACAACCATTTGGGGTTCCAGCGGCACGAATGGGAAACAATACTCTTGTGTCAGGTTTTTATCTTACATCACATGTAATTTATTGTCTATTTCATTCCCATATTTTGATCACTACGCAATATCCTGTCACTGTGAGAAGAAATACTAAGAGGAAATGGTAATTGGTGAGGTCATGTCATCGGTTCCTGTAGAGTAAGCAAAGAGGCAATCTTAGTTGTGGACAGCACCACAGGTCGAGCAGATTATACTCAAACTGCCATAGATGCCATATTGGATAAATAATGTGTTTTGGTGACCGATATAACACAAAACTCTCTAGGAGCTGGGAGCATTACTTCCATGTTTTGTGATCTTTGAGGTGATCATCGATTCCCATCCAACAGTTGGACCCGTAGCAGCTCTATGCCACCTCCTACTTTAGCCCAAAAAAAATGAACAATCTCCATTAGCTGATCTATCCAATGACACTTCAAAACTACTAGAAGATGAAAAATCCCAGAAGCTACTTACATTCACGAAAGATGTCATGGAGATATTCCATTGCCCGTTCTAGAGTTCATACTATCGTAGTACAATTGATGAAACTATAGATTTTGTGGAGTTATCGGTCTCACTTCTGAATCCTCTGATGTGTTCATCGATTATGCATAATGTTTGGCTCATATGAGTACTTCTTGTTTCTTCTATGTTAATGTTGGAAATGCAAGTGTTTCGCTGCATATTAATTTCCAGTCAGCCTGTGAACTTTAATTTAGGCAAGTAATTATTCAAAACTTTACTTGTGGTTTTTTGTTTTGGCTGATACAATAGAATTTAATTCAGTATGCAAATATACTGGGGTATTTGTGTTCATCAATTGGAGTTTCCTTCAGTTTCCGGTTATTGTCATTGCTCCTGGTTTCAGCCGTTACATGCCAACACTCCTCCTGAATGTTCCGTTTCCTACAGCATACCAGCCTATCTACTCCTACCTTTTCTCTTTAAGTTTGTAACCTAGATTTTAGGGAGCACCATGGAgaaaccaaacatcacacatcacCGACAACATTTCAATTTTCAGATATAACAGAAAAAACCGCCACACGAAGGTGACTAGTTAGCATTTCATGATTGATTACATGTTAACTATTGGATATGTTAGTTTTCCTTGCAGCCTGGAATGATTTTTGTCCAGAAACAACTATTTATGCAAGAGATGGGCTGAAGGAGACTTCTTTATCTCAGGATTAGCTTTACTTATTCAAGACGTTCTCCGGTTACATTCATTCAAGATGTTCTCCGGATAAAGTGTGTATGATTTCTTGAATCATGGATTTTTATTGTTTCGTTTATGTTCAATGGTGCAATGAAATTTGAGATGGATAACCCATACATGTACCACTTGCATCTACCCTTGCTTGGTAGATGATTTATTTGACAACCACGTCCGAATGATACTGAAAACGACGAATAAGCATCAGGAGGCACCTACTCTACACGTCAATTTACCCATACATGTACCACATCCACATTTATCTACACTTGTGCTTGGTAGATGATTTCCCTGACAATCCTAATACTGAAAACAATGAACGTTTAAGAAAACTATCCAACACACTCTAGAAAAATATCTATATTTCATTCTTCAACTTGCAACCACATTATGggtgcggcgtgccgccgcgccatctATTGCTAGTTACTATTACTATGCATCacttgtgtgtttgcccgtcgagtgaaactcggaggaagagggatcactcggaaggagagaagaagggagagcattatggtgtctcccctttttcgggtgatgatgttgactgttgtgcagggtttgtcagtgcgcaggaggggcgagcaagcgagcgagtcgagcgaggccgatcgagaatgagagttttttttgtgagagggacaaccgaaggatcctgaaggacccagagacttctaatacgcatcctgatgcatcttctcttgacaaagaagatggctgggagtttgtgtacctaccgcacttgacttgtgctcactgaagtgtgggacctcgcgcatgggcaccacatataagtgacaaacctgttggtgtaaaaactcggttgattattatactgccttagtacaaagtttcctatggattcaacggtaggaaagccaagttaactcattacatgagattattttttccatgaagcaaagttaactcatcaatcaattggtacattttggagtggctaagaaggatccacacttaccttttcattttcatgttttaaacatgtttaaatcttggtcttacctatgatttgaccaagattcaaatgggcataaaaattcaaaaaaatgaaaaaaatgaaaaaccaaagcatgagtcttgttatgtcatatagtaagcattcaagttgataaacaaggtctagacatatttaaaccagaacaatcatgtatctacccctaaccctatattaactttgtcttatgaagtcaagcatgaagagaagtggttttgggtttcaaacagaaaaatttcaaaaaactccgaaaagcttcatttaatttagagtgactaagaaggatcgaggcttaaattttcattttcatgttttaaacttgtttaaatctcggtcaaacctagctagtattcgaccaagattcaaatgggcataaaaatttagaaaaaaatataaataatgaaaaaccaaagcacataaccttcttatgtcatatagtaataattcaagttgataaacaaggtctagacatattcaaaccagaaaaatcatgtatctacccctaaccctaaactctgccttatgtaGTCAACCATgataagaagtggttttgggtttcaaacatggaaatttcaagaacctcccaaaagcttcattttagagtgactaacaaggatcaatgcttaccttttcattttcatgttttaaacttgtttaaatcctggtcaaacctaggattttaccaagattcaaatgggcataaaattcaaaaaatcgtaaaaatgaaaaacaaaagcacatagtcttcttatgtcatatagtaagcattcaagttcataaacaaggtctagacatattcaaaccagacaaatcatgtatctacgtacctctaaccctaaacccggtcttatgaagtcaagcatgaagagaagtcgttttgggtttcaaacatagaaatttcaagaacctcccaaaagcgtcattttaaagtgactaagaaggatccaggcttaactttccatttttcatgttttaaacttgttaaaatcctggccaaacctaggatttgaccaagattcaaatgggcataaaattaaaaaaatcagaaaaatgaaaaaccaaagcacatatatatatagtcttcttatgtcatatagtaagcattcaagttgataaaaaaggtctagacatattcaaaccagataaatcatgtatctaccccctaaccctaaactctatcttaattatgaagtcaagcatgaagagaagttgttttgggtttggaACATGGAAATTGCaagaaccttcccaaaagcttcattttacagtgactaagaaggatccaggcttaactttccattttcatgttttaaacttgtttaaatctaggttatttgaccaagattcaaatgtgcataaaattaaaaaaaatcaaaaaaatgaaaaacaaaaacacagtcttcttatatcatataataagcattcaagttgataaaaaaggtctagacatattcaaatcagacaaatcatgtatctacccctaacccttaactctgtcttatgaagtcaagcatgaagagaagtggttttaggtttcaaacttgaaaatttcaagaacctcccaaaagtttcattttagagtgactaagaaggatccatgcttaccttttcattttcatgttttaaacatgtttaaatcctagtcaaacctaggatttgaccaagattcaaatgggcatataaattcaaaaaaaatcataaaaatgaaaaaccaaagcacatagtcttcttatgtcatatagtaagcattaaagttcatAATCAAgttctagacatgttcaaaccagacaaatcatgtatctaccccctaaccctaaactctgtcttagttatgaagtcaggcatgaagagaagttgttttggatttaaaacatggaaatttcaagaaccttcccaaaagcttcattttagagtgactaagaaggatccaggcttacattttcattttcatattttaaacttgtttaaatcttggtcatttgaccaagattcgaatgggcataaaattcaaaaaaaatcagaaaaatgaaaaaccaaagcacatagtcttcttatgtcatatatatagtataatcattcaagttgataaacaaggtctagacatattcaaaccagaaaaatcatgtatctacccctaaccctaaactctgtcttatgaggtcaagcatgaagagaagtggttttgggtttcaaacaaggaaatttcaaaaacctcccaaaagcttcattttagagtgactaagaaggatctgggcttactttttctttttcacgtgttaaacttgtttaaatcttgctcaaacctgggatttgaccaagattcaaatggacatatgtGAAGAAAAATCCCGGCGGACGCGTCGTGGATCCGATAATTTTGCTGGAATTGAGTTACGGTAAGTCCTAAAGCGGCACGTtttgaattacgccagtatcccaaaTTCGTGTCCAAGGACGCGAGTTGGAAGATTTTCCACtagagcaattaactggtacctgatacgTTAGATGAACCAGCCGCATTTACCAatatccatgtacaatatagcTTTCGAAGAAAATATAGCATCTACTTGGACTCGAAGAATTTGAAAAAGAGAGAAAGCACGGAGATTTCATTCGATTCTGCGAGTCGAATAAATACAGCGAAGTTGTTTACCCAAATTTTCTGGTTTATAAAGAAATATATCAAAATAGACAAGATAGTAAACTAGTTTACCCGACCTGAGTTTCGTGTTTTTTGTTTTGCAGCTAAATATataaaggtttgtagactcaactcgactctGCGACTAGAgtagagcctactcccatcggaagcACATTGATTTCATTAAGTCCTCCAccaggagtcgataaaaagaggggctgcacccagaaatatagtcaatgtcttcatcgagtagtacaacttgagtctatgcccaggtgCAAACACCTGCCCATAGACTCGGTGGATACTCTCATCGGGAGCGTTGATCGCGCACccgtagaaaaataacttcgaggatcgtcgacatcatctatgctacacatgatctacgacattgaTCTGATATATTTTCGGATCAATGGCCTCGCCTTTTATTTTTTCGAATTTAGAGATGATTATgattggagtctctacgcaagtcttcgacttccctagacactcgggggctactgtcaTGGGCATACCCTTTGGGTACCTATTATTAGTATACCTTGCTCGAGACAAGAGAAGGCCCAAGAAGGCAActtgaagaagtagtcgactaggactcttgtaaaaccctagtctggttgcatatataaagctagccagggcacccgatagagGGGGGACAACCGCTACGGCGgtaccctgtaaacatacatatgatcatatactagattgctagaagcacgtagggatcctccaccgaggggacccaaaGCTGGGTATATCGTGTGCCCAATCTTGCtcgcggaatctccatcgtcgctcttcctcaaaacccaagtctacaatctgtaggcattgtcgAGATGATCCTGATATGtcccaaacatatctataatttttgatgctccatgcttgttttgttacaattattATATGTTTTAGGTGCATTtttcacactttttagcattttctgggactaacctattaacgcagtgccgcagtgccagttcctgttttctgctgtttttgtgtttcagaaaagttgtacatgaaagtttctcggaattggacgaaacaaaagcccagagtcttatttttccgggacgaagatggagccagaaggacacgcgcaggagacctgcgacgtggcagtacataggccaggcgcggccccaccctttccCGCGCCTGGCCCTggtactggcgcctcgtcgcctcgtttgctccgcccttccacatatttattcctcgtatcgggaaaaccccagagacgagagcctccatccacgaaaagttccgacgccaccgtcaaccgaaaccctagttcgggagggttctgcagtccatcccggcaccctaccggagagggaaatcaccgccgggggcctctacatcgccatgtcatcatccgaggtgatgcctgagtagtcctccacgggaccatgggtccatagcagtagctagatggttgtcctctccttgttgtgcttcatgtatagatcttgtgagctgcctaacatgatcaagatcatctatttgtaattgctacatgttggtttgatgtggatccgatttgtagagagattgctttggttgagattatgtattatgttattatgatcttgcatgctctccgtttctagtagatgctctggccaagtagatgctagcgactccaagatggagtatttatgttcgatagtggattcatgcctctatttaaccatgggaagtgaccttgttctctacggttgtagatgtgttgttgctattacggagaaaacaacggtgttctattcaagggtagtttcattgcttactttacacatattgcttaaagcgatagtccgttgcttgcaacttaatactggagggtgtcacgGATGCAAtcttgaaggtggattattagtcatagatgcagttggattacggtctatgtatattgttgtaatgcccgcatactttcatagcatgtattctgcaccaaacattagcgtagaatctctgtttgtcaattgcccattgatacgcgtacagcacgcgtccgttgggaaccccaagaggaaggtgtgatgcgtacagcggcaagtttttcctcagtaagaaaccaaggtttatcgaaccagtaggagccaagaagcacattgaaggttgatggcggcggagtgtagtgcggcgcaacaccagggattccggcgccaatgtggaacctgcacaacacaaccaaattactttgccccaacgtgacagtgaggttgtcaatctcaccggcttgctgtaacaaaggattagatgtatagtgtggatgatgaagtttgcagaaaacagtagaacaagtattgcagtagattgtattcgatgtaaaagaatggaccggggtccacagttcactagaggcgtttctcccataagaataagtatgttgggtgaacaaattacagttgggcaattgacaaataaagagggcatgaccatgcacatacatgttatgatgagtatagtgagatttaattgggcattacgacaaagtacatagaccgctatccagcatgcatctatgcctaaaaagtccaccttcaggttatcatccgaaccccttccagtattaagttgcaaacaacacacaattgcattaagtatggtgcgtaatgtaatcaacaactacatccttagacatagcatcgatgttttatccctagtggcaacagcacatccacaaccttagaactttctcacatcgtcctgcatttaatggaggcatgaacccactatcgagcataaataatccctcttggagttactagcaaaaactttgccagagcctctactaataacggagagcatgcaagatcataaacaacacatagataatagattgataatcaacatagcatagtattctctattcattggatcccaacaaacacaacatatagcattacagatagatgatcttgatcatgttaggcagctcacaagatccgacaatgaagcacaattaggagaagacgaccatctagctactgctatggacgcatagtccaggggtgaactactcactcatcactctggaggcgaccatggcggtgaagagtcctccgggagatgattcccctctccggcagggtgccggaggcgatctcctgaatcccccgagatgggattggcggcggcggcgtcgctggaaggttttccgtcgtggctctcggtactggggttattctcgacgaaggcttaagtaggcggaggaggtaggtcaaggggcgtcacgggggccccacacaacagggccgcgcgggccccctgtaggccgcgccgccctactgtggcggcgccccgtggccccacttcgtgactccttcggtcttctggaagcttcgtgtgaaaataggaccctgggtgttgatttcgtccaattccgagaatatttccttactaggatttctgaaaccaaaaacagcagaaaacagcaactggctcttcggcatcttgttaataggttagtgccggaaaatgcataaatatgacataaagtatgcataaaacatgtaggtatcatcaataaagtggcatggaacataagaaattatcgatacgttggagacgtatcagcatccccaagcttagttccctcGTCtccagtaggtaaacgataacaaagataatttctggagtgacatgccatcataatcttgatcatactattgtaagcacatgtaatgaatgcagcgatcaaagcaatggtaatgcaatgagtaaacaaatgaatcatatagcaaagacttttcatgaatagtactttcaagacaagcatcaataagtcttgcataagagttaactcataaagcaataaattcaaagtaaaggtattgaagcaacacaaaggaagattaagtttcagcggttgctttcaacttgtaacatgtatatctcatggatattgtcaatgtacagtaatataacaagtgcaatatgcaagtatgtagtaatcaatgcacagttcacacaagtgtttgcttcttgaggtggagagaaataggtgaactgactcaacataaaagtagaagaaaggcccttcgcagagggaaacattgattgctatatttgtgctagagctttggttttgaaaacaagaaattgttttgtcaacggtagtaataaagcatatgcatcatgtaaattatatcctacaagttgcaagcctcatgcatagtatactaatagtgcccgcaccttgtcctaattagctcggattacctggattatcaccgcaatacatatgttttaaccaagtgtcacaaaggggtacctctatgccgcctgtacaaaggtctaaggagaaagctcgcattgaatttctcgattttgattattctcaatttagacatccataccgggacaacatagacaacagataatggactcctctttaatgcttaagcatttagcaacaattaatgttctcatatgagattgaggatatttgtccaaaactgaaacttccaccatggatcatggctttagttagcggcccaatgttcttctctaacagtatgcatgctcaaaccattcaactcatggtaaatcgcccttacttcagacaagacggacatgcatagcaactcacattatattcaacaaagagtagttgatggcgtccccaggaacatggttatcgcacaacaagcaacttaataagagataaagtgcataagtacatattcattaccacaatagtttttaggctatttgtcccatgagctatatattgtaaagatgaagaattgaaattttaaaggtagcactcaagcaatttactttggaatggcggagcaataccatgtagtaggtaggtatggtggacacaaatggcatagtggttggctcaaggattttggatgcatgagaagtattccctctcgatataaggtttaggctagcaaggttatttgaaacaaacacaagtatgaagcggtgcaacaaaactcacataaaagacatattgtaaacattataagactctacaccgtcttccttgttgttcgacccttactagaaattatctagaccttagagagaccaatcatgcaaaccaaattttagcaagctctatgtatttcttcattaataggtgcaaagtatacgatgcaagagcttaaacatgagcacaacaattgccaagtatcaaattatccaagacattttatcaattactacatgtagcatttcccgtttccaaccatataataatttaacgaagaagattcaaccttcgccatgaatattatgagtaaagcctaaggacatatttgtccatatgcaacagcggagcgtgtctctctcccacacaatgaatgctaggatccattttattcaaacaaaacaaaaacaaaaacaaaccgacgctccaagcaaagtacataagatgtgaaggaataaaaatatagtttcactagaggaacctgataatgttgtcgatgaagaaggggatgccttgggcatccccaagcttagacgcttgagtcttcttgaaatatgcaggggtgaaccaccggggcatccccaagcttagagctttcactctccttgatcatattgtatcatctccctctcttgatccttgaaaacttcctccacaccaaactc
It includes:
- the LOC127295020 gene encoding uncharacterized protein codes for the protein MKELGVLFFRRSMVARRSTSARAFSSPSGVLLRAPLPPPAGAPPRPLQAMRGPSPPPDFASSRAQRPSVVVRMDVLLVAAAKGSALPRRLLGPRAGVGVAVCSILMLSRLLFVVGVLLLPVVSAWRNSRTAQSTKFREQQSKLPW